The window GTTAGCGCACGTGCCTCCCAAAGGCTTCTGCACAATGGAAGCACTTCCTAAGCATTAAAATGGGATGAACGTCATGCACGTTGGCTGCAGGTTCCCTGAAATCCCCTGAAATGGCAGTGATTGTTGTACACATTGTATCACACCCATATTAACACTTGGGAGGGACAATGATGAGGTGGCAGCATTAAAGCTCCCAATATCACGTTTGTTTTGTAGCAAATTAGGACCAGAGGTACAAAGGGCAACGTAAAGACAATGGTCAGAGAAACATATAAAAGCCTTCAACACCCAGAGCCCTTCTATCCACTTCTCTTCCCTTCATCTCCTCAGTGAACAAGGTAAGTGCAGCTTCACTCTAGAAAGACACTATGTCTATTACCATTAGCATTTATTTTAACTATGTGCTTATTATGGAGATGATTCTTTGTTTCCTTCTGAAAATTGGTCTTTGTTTGTCCAGATGCAGCATCAGGAGTCACTGCATTAGGATAGAAAATAGAGCTCAAAACTATATAAATATTTAGGGTGCAAGTGCCTTAAAAAGTCTGAATTAATATACAGAATGAATGAgctgctttttcttaaaataagagtTCTTTTCCTTGATTCTTATACTATCGTTTGAATTTTCTGATAGTGCATCCTTATCTATCTAAGATGCTAAAGAGATAGGTCACTAGTTTAGTCCAGTCTGGCATGCTATAATTTCTCCAATACTGAATTTGGAATTTCAGAACAAATTTTTGACAAAGGGGATCATAATGCATTCATGCTCTGAAATATATTTACCAGTGCAGGCAACCAGTGCAGAGATGTTGCTCCTTATCTGAACTACAAATTTCactttcagcattttccaaacagCCTTTGCCAAGCAATGTCATACTTTGAACAACTACCAGAGCATATAGCAAACAGTGAGAACGAAAAGGCAAAAAGAGAGTTCAGGATAATGCAAGGTAACAACTTGAATGAGTCAAGGGAGGCAAGACACGGTGGTCTTCAGAgtagaaaatggaaatgttttcctcCTTCTGATTCCCCTGTTAACTTCTGACAATTCAGTCAGCTAGGAAGTCAGCCATTGCTTAAAGAGCTTGGTTCATCCTGTCCCAACCCAGTGCTGGTGCTCATTTACTTACATCAGATCTGTTTCCTGCAGTGTGTTGCAGGCTCACTGTCACCACAAGAAAGATGTCTTGCTATATGGAGTCCTACGGCGTGGCCTTCCCTCAGCCAATTGCCGACAGCTACAATGAGCCATGCGTGCAGCAGTGCCCCGACTCCAGAGCAGTGATCTACCCACCATCAGCTGCAGTGACAGTGCTGGGCCCCATGTTAAGCTCTTTTCCTCAGGAGAGTGTTGTGGGATCCTTGGGCCCAGTTGAGATTGGGAGCCCCTTCAGCTCCTTTGGCTCAGGGGGTTCCCTGGGCTCAGGGGGTTCCCTGGGCTATGGGGGTTCTTTTGGTTTAGGGGGATCCCTGGGATATGGGGGCTTCCCAGGCTATGGGGGCTCCCTGGGTTATGGGAGCTGCCTGGGCCTGGGGGGCTTTCAGGGCTATGGGAGCTCCCTGAGCTATGGAAGCTCTCGGGGCTTTGGGGGATCTCggggctttgggggctttgggggctttgggggcttccCAGGCTTTGGGGGCtccctgggctttgggggctcccgGGGTTATGGGGGCTCCCTGGGTTGTGGGAGCtccctgggctttgggggctccctGGGTTATGGGAGCtccctgggctttgggggctcccgGGGCTATGGAAGCTCCCTGGGTTATGGGAGCtccctgggctttgggggctcccgGGGCTATGGAAGCTCCCTGGGTTATGGGAGCTCCCAGGGCTTTGGGGGCTCCCGGGGCTATGGAAGCTCCCTGGGTTATGGGAGCTCCCAGGGCTTTGGCGGCTCCCAGGGCTATGGAAGCTCCCTGGGTTATGGGAGCtccctgggctttgggggctcccgGGGCTATGGAAGCTCCCAGGGTTGTGGGAGCtccctgggctttgggggctcccgGGGCTATGGCAGCTCCCAGGGTTATGGGAGCTCCCTGGGCTTTGGCGGCTCCCGGGGCTATGGGGGCTCCCGGGGCTATGGGGGCTCCCAGGGCTTTGGGGGCTCCCGGAGCTATGGCAGCTcccagggctttgggagctcTCAGGGCTTTGGGGGCTCCCGGGGCTATGGCAGCTCCCAGGGTTGTGGGAGCTCCCAGGGCTTTGGGGGCTCCCGGGGCtatgggggctccctgggctttgggggctcccgGGGCTATGGCAGCTCCCAGGGTTATGGGAGCTCCCAGGGCTTTGGGGGCTCCCGGGGCtatgggggctccctgggctttgggggctcccgGGGCTATGGCAGCTCCCAGGGTTATGGGAGCTCCCAGGGCTTTGGGGGCTCCCGGGGCTATGGCAGCTCCCAGGGTTATGGGAGCTCCCAGGGTTATGGGAGCTCACAGGGTTTGGGAGGTTCCTGGGGTTACGGGAGGTCTCTGGGCTATGGAAGCTCCCTCGGTAATGGCAGTTCCCAAGGTTATAGGGGCTCCCAGGGTTGTGGGAGCTCCTGGGGCTATGGGGGCTCCCAGGGTTATGGAGGATCCCAGGGCTTTGGGGGCCAATATGGCTCCCTGGGctttggcagcagcaggaggtcaTATGGCTCTGGCTTCTCCTCCCACGGCACAGAGCATAGCCGTCCCTACTCCCAAAGCTTGAGCGGGTCCCGCCGAGGGAGCTGTGGGTCTTCCTAAAGCCCCCAGGGCAATGCCCAGAGCCAGCGGCAGCCCAGAAGCAAGGACCATGGCATGGAGACATGGAGCAAGAGCCCTGGGGGTTGGCAGCACCCGTCACCCACCCTGgagtgggggcaggaggaggctgcacGTGTCCCACTCTCCTTGGCCACCCTGTGCCCTGTTTGCATGACTTGGCCTTGGCATCCCCCTCGTCTTTCTGCCACACTGGCTGTCCATTGGGCCCTGAGCAGGACTGTGTTCCGCCCAGCATCACGCGCTTTTGCCTTGTCTTGGCTTTACTTTTCGCAATTGCCTGCTCCAGCCCTCTTTCACATTAAAAATCTGTAGTGTTGCATGTGAGCCTCTTtggttttcattcttccttcagcCTCCTCTCTGAGCAAAACTCAGTGCTGTGCAGGGAAGAAGTGCCTGGAATTTCTCAGGAGTTCAGACACCATGAGAGAAAACGAACTTCAGTTCAGCCTTCCATGTAGTTTTTAGGTGTGCTATTTAAATTTTTtgttactgtaattttttttaccaTAAGACCACAGTAGCCAAGGGAGCAGGGGAAAAGCCCCACTGGAGATGGGAGTGGGAGTGGGGTTTGTGTAAGTCTTATGAACTGTGTGTTTCTGCCTGCAAGGGGGAATGGAAACCTGGTACTCCGAGCCGAGCTTCATATCCCATAAGACTGTTAACAAAGACAacataaggagaagaaaaaaacagaaatctgatGGTTTAGTGCAGCAGAACTTTATTGAGAAAGAAAGTAAGAGGAAAACAGTACAAACAGACCTGTCGACACAGCCACATACCCACTGCAGGCAACAACTAATTGCTTACACTGGGGTAAGACACTTCATGCAAGATTCTCTTTCCAATTGAGTTTAAAATccttgcattttaaaaacatatttagtcAATGACAAATATCCTAAATCAgaattggaaaggaaaaaaaaaaaaacagaactgagaCAGGAAGTAATTACACCACTCATCTGAGTCAAAAGGAGTTCAACACTTCAGCAACCACAGATGTTTCAGCTGCCTTTAGCATGGCCCGCAGGCTCCTTGGAGGAACCAGCCGTACCGGCGGGAGATGGATGGGATGAGGTACCCGTTGCTGAGCATGGAGAGGGCTGAAACTCTGGATCTGTACCTGAGAGTGGCGCCAGTGTCGTATGGGGAGGTGGACAGGCTCCCCGAGGTGAGGTATCCCCCCAAAGCAAAGGAGCCACCAAAGGCGGGTGCTCCGGAGGAGCCCACGACGGActgctgggggaaggagctgaggatggggccggggAAGGTGACCACCACGGGCGGCGGCTGGATGAGGGCCGTCGAGTCGGGGCACTGCCGGGCACACAGCTCGTTGCAGCTGTCGGCGATGGGCTGTGGGCAGGtgatgctggtggtggtggggcacaGGTCGTAGGAGGACATCTTGCTGGAAGGGAGGTCAATCTGCAATGGATAGGAATGGAGGAGACTAGAAGCAAGACAGAGGGCTTACAAGACTAAGTTCAAAATGCTGATATGAGAGAAATTACTGTGCTGTGTCACCCTGTGCTTTTGCATGTTTGAAATGCTGCTAAGCATTTCATTGAAATGCAGCTAAGCAGGAATGCCCTGGCTACCTGTAGCAATGACCTGCTCCCTGTCACACACTAAATCAGACCTGACTGCCCACATCTTTAACCATAAAGGTTAATTGCATCTTTTCCCCTACATCATGGTCTTGAGGGATCAGTTTATTGTTCAATATTTTGTGTCCAGTTTGCTTTGAAGTTCTGCCCTTGCACTTGCTCAGATTTTTTCTGACAAAAGAAGCCTACAGGCAGGTATTAAGGTAAGGAGATATTTGAGGACACCAGTTTAATGAATATATAAACAATATTGAAAGTAATTCTCTCACTAAAACCTAgtatttacaaaacatttttgatAACCAGAGCATGGAGTGAGTAGGAGATACTATTAACAATGCCATAAGCAGTTTGCACATTGTATTCAAACTAGATTTATCCTTACACAGTATAAACAAGTTAAATTCTGCAGCTCTTGAATTAGTAATACtttctaagaaagaaaaaaaatcagggtttTCAAGACAACCCCCATCTAAAAGAAAGCACCAATGCCTAAATCCTTGGATAGTGGTGGAATAGATTAATCCTGAGCAGAGTGAAGCTCTGCTGATTGGATTTGAAATTTCCAACTGTATAAAGACCACCCCAGGAATCACCATACCCACAGACTAATCTCTCTTCTGGCCTACAATGGATATCTCTGATACTGTCTGTAATCATTTAGTTTAAAGAACATTACAAGCAGTATTATCTACCACAGAATTCCCCAAAGTTGGGAGAACTCTCCTAATTCTTCTTATGTCCCTCAGGGTGTTGTTGGACACAACTGAAAAGGTGGCCATATATTAGATTTATcctatattttataaaatattaaaataactatCTGAAATAAAGTATCTTCATCTGTGATTTTTACACTTTTAATTGTCGTGGAATACCCAGTTTCTGAGAAATGAGTACCAAACCCCCAAATCCTGCATTTACCACTGCTTTCACTTTGAAAAATAGACTAGTTATAGAGAGAAACCATCCAACACTGCTAAGAATCTGAATATACCTGTAAGAATCTTCTACATATATTCTGTTATATGTTACAATTAAGTAAATAGAAAGAAGTGAAAAAATCATACTCACTAAGCTCAGCAAGATGGATAAAACAGAAGAAGCGCCTGGGAGACCTCAGTGGCTGGCATTTATATACAGTTTCTCAGAATGCCTGCAGGAACTGAAACTCACTTTTTGCTGGAGGCCATGTTTGACTGCCTAACAGAAATTGTTTATCAACTTTTAGTGATGAAATTACTGTGTTCACTGTGGTTATGATTTTATTCAAATTCTCACATAGTGTGATGTTCATGTTACACCATCATGATTTCTTTAATCTTAGGTCTTAATGAGCCAGTTTAATCTCTGGTATCATTACAGTGATCTCACTGGAATTTCCACATGCATTAAGCTGACTCCACATGTTAGCTCTTCCTTTATTAAGTCGTCATAAGCATGGTTGCTCAAAGATTTTGTAAGAATCCTCTCTGGCTGACATGCACCTTTTTCCTCTATGGCCCTTAAATCCAACATGTAAATTAGTTGGAGACAAGTGACGCTTATCCTAGGAATACTCAGGAATTTGTCATTCACATCCCTAACTCGAATAACCAGAATGAGCTCAGATGGATTTCAAACGATCGTGATGTTCAGTTGAGATCATACAACGCACAGAGCAATTTACTGACAGCTTTTCATTGAGAGGGGTTGTCTTTTTTAATCTGTCTGTACATGTGGGAACTCAGTCTTGCAGAAGGAATTCTCTACCAGAACAGTGCATTGTTTTACTCCAATTTAAGGCTTTAAGTAGAAGTTGAAATTCAGCCCCAAAGGAACCCATGCTTCTGCCAATAACAATTTGAGTTAGGGAGTCAGAGAGATCACCATCCAGAAGGGCATTACATTCCACCTCTGTCCGTGATCCAACAAAACAGGtatgattttgaagaaaaatcaaagaagcaAAGAGTTTTTAGTTATTGGAAAATGGCTATAAGATGagacaacagagttttagttAGACTTAACCATAGTCTGAGATATTGTCAGttcatgaaagcagaaaaaaattgcaaaagctGCTCAGATATTGCTACTTTGATAACTGGACTGAACCACACAACAATTTTTCTTATTGACAGTACTgaagctgcagccctgcctgctccttTTTCTCTTGACCAAAGCATTGGTTCAAAATTGCCTTTTTAACAAGTTGGTAAGAATAGAAATCCTTTGGGATTGAGAGTCATTGGTTTATCCATATGCTCAGAGATGTTGTGGGCATTAAAACTTATCAAGGGTGTTCTGAGGCTTCTTGAGAAAAAGTACCTTACAATCATTTTCACAAACATTCATTAGCTGATGGCCAACCCAGCTAATGCTGGGTGCTGTGTTAATGTATGAAAATGTGTGAGTGATTTAGACGCTTCAGTGTTACACAATAGCATCACTTTAATGTACAGGAGTCAAGGTGGTGCGTGCCATTACTTTAACTAGGTCAT of the Apteryx mantelli isolate bAptMan1 chromosome 31, bAptMan1.hap1, whole genome shotgun sequence genome contains:
- the LOC106491429 gene encoding uncharacterized protein, whose translation is MSCYMESYGVAFPQPIADSYNEPCVQQCPDSRAVIYPPSAAVTVLGPMLSSFPQESVVGSLGPVEIGSPFSSFGSGGSLGSGGSLGYGGSFGLGGSLGYGGFPGYGGSLGYGSCLGLGGFQGYGSSLSYGSSRGFGGSRGFGGFGGFGGFPGFGGSLGFGGSRGYGGSLGCGSSLGFGGSLGYGSSLGFGGSRGYGSSLGYGSSLGFGGSRGYGSSLGYGSSQGFGGSRGYGSSLGYGSSQGFGGSQGYGSSLGYGSSLGFGGSRGYGSSQGCGSSLGFGGSRGYGSSQGYGSSLGFGGSRGYGGSRGYGGSQGFGGSRSYGSSQGFGSSQGFGGSRGYGSSQGCGSSQGFGGSRGYGGSLGFGGSRGYGSSQGYGSSQGFGGSRGYGGSLGFGGSRGYGSSQGYGSSQGFGGSRGYGSSQGYGSSQGYGSSQGLGGSWGYGRSLGYGSSLGNGSSQGYRGSQGCGSSWGYGGSQGYGGSQGFGGQYGSLGFGSSRRSYGSGFSSHGTEHSRPYSQSLSGSRRGSCGSS